The following coding sequences lie in one Crassostrea angulata isolate pt1a10 chromosome 10, ASM2561291v2, whole genome shotgun sequence genomic window:
- the LOC128165172 gene encoding ATPase family AAA domain-containing protein 2-like isoform X3 codes for MVNTRHRSENSQEESILPSESFRKKEHCEESDESSGVVNFSPRRHRKSSNTKNTRASNRRRFVIDDDPTDEESDLESHQQPSSKSIPPGRSSRPIMEDKEEAVVRRSSRQRKLLYGTFDPKILDRALYVDKQSYEHDEENPRKKRRVEEVNDSVHIDMEESMYSRVKRVRKPVKRDMYGMPVHESSESESSDEENDEDNNEEDEGNNEEEEEEEEEEEEDEDKKSDKSQRRSYYLREHKPRTQLFEVPIEERRRRKPTIFAETPDSPVRRKKHSPVYRSPAHRRVNLRRKRRAFHGSSSTSSSASGSSSDEEHFQRRKAKSMARARNQLLPMNLADKDIVGTMKDRQRIGASLADVDPMTIDKSVTFESVGGLDNHIRALKEMVVFPLLYSEVFERFKITPPRGCLFYGPPGTGKTLVARALANECSKGDKRVAFFMRKGADCLSKWVGESERQLRLLFDQAYQMRPSIIFFDEIDGLAPVRSSRQDQIHSSIVSTLLALMDGLDNRGEIIVIGATNRIDSIDPALRRPGRFDREFMFSLPSKNARRQILSIHTKDWNPKLLPQFINSVADLCVGYCGADLKALCTEAALLALRRRYPQIYQSSEKLQIDVASISINAQDFQLAMHSIIPASQRCVASPGKALGCHIRPLLQNLLSIALDALNKVFPVGSAQATSQDSKNQGLGDEWSEEEDQEALTIYEGKRRNRISGEEMMSSLIRHSSKKPCLYRPRLILEGGAGRGQTTHLGPALLHHLEHLSVHLLDLSTMFCVATRTPEEACAHIFREAMRTSPSIVYMPRINQWWDVLSESMKTTLLTTIQNLDPASPILLLATSEEPLTQIDAMVQSVFGQHAGEVIHISNPTKEERREYFQDLLLNQTVKVKIVKKNRVRDLEVLPKAPPPPPRTLTDKELKTLKDKEESTLRELRIFLREVVNKVVKDRKFYIFARPVDVEEVPDYYDVISKPMDLSTMMSKIDMHQYQTGKEFLEDVDLICSNALEYNPNKDTTSRAIRHRACALRDTFHAIIDTELDPEFEKQCEEIAKSRKNRGETQNGNVPAFYITKSMMTNQERFSRRVRGLDIEPHPELENVEKQWSERRRSPVKNKEEEGTEGQGGSMGTSNEEALEIKNTTSPRVTTRALFTKKSFTVSSKKPKKKEVWSYTKRKRFRKFGRYSLPSVKSQLNKRFLVRKSAEKDSESSQSKPLQVDVAEPEENKSSSKSPPILAQMSPSRPVKVLSPRRLSDVSDKKNTSEKVSDLPIKTANQQTTAMEVDSGISSSVDSNGDSLDSVEQAKQLEKQKVHVLAMEEEEENSTVKEPPVLVPESEPVTGVVVSREGLEQLLERVVTHTEGLNVERLQKLYSVFSQCIVRHRNSYSKVDLIQELQTITEKSCTVLTRSRSDETVHP; via the exons ATTTGTGATAGATGATGACCCCACAGATGAAGAAAGTGACTTGG AATCCCATCAGCAGCCATCCTCAAAGTCTATACCTCCTGGTCGATCAAGTCGGCCAATCATGGAAGACAAAGAGGAGGCAGTGGTACGCCGCAGCAGTAGACAAAGGAAGCTACTTTATGGAACCTTTGACCCCAAGATCCTAGATAGGGCTTTGTATGTGGATAAACAAAGCTATGAACACGATGAGGAGAATCCAAGGAAGAAGAGAAGAGTGGAGGAAGTTAATgatagtgtacat ATTGATATGGAGGAGAGCATGTACAGCAGAGTTAAGAGAGTGAGGAAACCTGTGAAGAGAGACATGTATGGTATGCCTGTTCACGAGTCTTCTGAGAGTG AATCCAGTGATGAGGAAAATGATGAAGATAATAATGAAGAAGATGAGGGAAACAATGAGGAagaagaggaggaggaggaagaagaAGAGGAAGATGAAGACAAAAAGTCTGACAAATCACAAAGACGCTCTTATTACCTCAGGGAACACAAGCCCAGAACTCAACTGTTTGAAGTACCAATAG AAGAGAGAAGACGAAGAAAACCCACAATTTTTGCTGAAACACCAGATTCACCTGTTAGACGAAAGAAACACTCCCCAGTATACCGTTCACCAGCACACAGGCGGGTCAATCTCAG GAGAAAAAGAAGAGCTTTCCATGGTAGCTCTAGCACCTCCTCCTCAGCATCTGGTTCCAGCAGTGATGAGGAGCATTTCCAGAGAAGGAAAGCCAAGAGTATGGCAAGGGCTCGTAACCAACTGCTGCCCATGAACCTAGCAGATAAGGACATTGTAGGAACAATGAAAGACAGGCAGAGAATTGGAGCCAGTCTGGCAGATGTTGATCCAATGACCATTGACAAATCT GTGACATTTGAGAGTGTAGGAGGTCTGGATAACCACATTAgagctttaaaagaaatggtGGTTTTCCCACTCCTCTACTCAGAAGTCTTTGAGAGATTCAAGATAACTCCTCCCAGAGGATGCTTGTTTTATGGACCACCAG GCACTGGGAAAACTCTGGTAGCAAGAGCTTTGGCCAATGAGTGTAGCAAGGGAGATAAGCGAGTGGCCTTCTTCATGAGGAAAGGTGCTGACTGCTTGAGTAAATGGGTCGGAGAATCAGAGAGGCAACTTCGACTTTTGTTTGATCAA GCCTATCAGATGCGACCCTCCatcattttctttgatgaaattGATGGCCTGGCACCAGTGAGATCGAGCAGACAGGACCAGATCCATAGTTCTATTGTGTCCACTCTGCTGGCTTTAATGGATGGGCTCGACAACAGAGGAGAAATTATCGTCATAGGCGCCACCAACAGGATAGACTCCATTGATCCCGCTCTCAGGAGACCTGGACGATTTGACAGAGAATTCATGTTTTCATTGCCGTCTAAAAAT gcaAGACGACAGATTCTATCCATACATACCAAGGACTGGAACCCTAAACTACTACCTCAGTTTATTAATAGTGTGGCTGATCTCTGTGTTG GTTACTGTGGAGCTGACCTGAAGGCGCTGTGTACAGAGGCAGCACTACTGGCCCTGAGGAGACGGTACCCCCAGATCTACCAGTCTTCCGAGAAGCTCCAGATAGACGTGGCCAGTATCAGTATCAACGCCCAGGACTTCCAACTCGCCATGCATTCCATCATCCCAGCCTCTCAGCGGTGTGTGGCATCCCCAGGAAAAGCCCTGGGCTGCCACATCAGACCATTGCTACAAAACCTGCTGTCCATTGCATTAGATGCCTTAAATAAAGTATTTCCTGTTGGCAGTGCTCAAGCAACATCTCAGGACTCTAAAA ATCAGGGATTAGGTGATGAGTGGAGTGAAGAGGAGGACCAAGAAGCCTTGACTATATATGAAGGCAAGAGAAGAAACCGCATCAGTGGTGAAGAGATGATGTCCAGTCTTATTAG ACACTCGAGCAAAAAACCCTGTTTGTACAGACCTCGTTTGATTCTGGAGGGAGGAGCAGGCAGAGGACAGACCACTCACCTGGGGCCGGCACTGCTACATCACCTGGAACACCTGTCTGTCCACCTGCTGGATCTGTCCACCATGTTCTGTGTGGCCACAAGGACCCCTGAAGAGGCTTGTGCTCAT ATATTCCGCGAAGCGATGAGAACTTCCCCTAGTATTGTGTACATGCCACGAATTAACCAGTGGTGGGATGTCTTGTCTGAATCCATGAAAACAACCTTACTGACTACAATCCAAAACCTTGACCCCGCCTCTCCTATCTTACTCCTGGCGACCAGTGAAGAGCCCCTCACACAGATAGATGCCATG GTTCAGAGTGTGTTTGGACAGCATGCAGGGGAGGTAATTCACATAAGTAATCCCACAAAGGAAGAAAGGAGAGAATACTTTCAGGATCTATTGCTGAATCAGACAGTAAAAGTCAAGATTGTGAAGAAGAACCGAG TTCGTGATTTAGAGGTTTTGCCTAAAGCACCTCCCCCTCCCCCTAGAACACTGACAGACAAAGAGTTGAAGACTCTGAAGGACAAGGAGGAGAGTACCCTCAGGGAGCTCCGGATCTTCCTCCGGGAAGTGGTCAACAAAGTGGTCAAGGACAGGAAGTTCTACATATTTGCTCGCCCTGTGGATGTAGAGGAG GTGCCTGACTACTATGATGTGATCTCCAAGCCCATGGATCTGTCCACTATGATGTCTAAGATAGACATGCATCAGTACCAGACAGGCAAAGAGTTCCTGGAGGACGTGGACCTGATCTGTAGTAATGCCCTCGAGTACAACCCAAACAAGGACACAACCA GTCGGGCCATTCGTCACAGAGCCTGTGCATTAAGAGATACGTTCCATGCCATAATAGACACAGAACTGGATCCAGAGTTTGAGAAACAATGTGAAGAGATTGCCAAATCAAGGAAGAACAGAG GTGAAACCCAGAACGGCAATGTTCCAGCGTTTTACATCACTAAATCCATGATGACCAATCAGGAGAGATTCAGCCGTCGTGTCAGAGGGCTAGATATAGAGCCCCATCCGGAGCTTGAAAACGTTGAGAAACAGTGGAGTGAGAGAAGACGATCACCTGTCAAAAACAAGGAGGAGGAGGGAACAGAAGGCCAAGGGGGCAGTATGGGAACCTCTAATGAGGAAGCTCTAGAGATCAAGAACACAACCTCCCCAAGGGTGACAACCCGGGCTCTGTTTACCAAGAAGTCATTCACTGTGTCCTCTAAAAAACCAAAGAAGAAGGAAGTGTGGAGTTATACAAAGAGAAAAAGGTTTAGAAAATTTGGACGATACTCCCTTCCCTCTGTCAAATCACAGCTGAACAAAAGATTTTTAGTGAGGAAAAGTGCAGAGAAAGACTCTGAATCGTCCCAATCGAAGCCACTGCAAGTGGATGTTGCAGAACCAGAGGAAAATAAGAGTAGTTCTAAATCGCCCCCTATTCTTGCTCAAATGTCTCCTAGTCGCCCTGTAAAAGTTCTCTCTCCTCGAAGACTGAGTGATGTATCAGACAAAAAGAATACCAGTGAGAAAGTCTCAGACTTGCCAATCAAAACGGCCAACCAACAAACCACTGCTATGGAAGTAGACAGTGGAATAAGTAGCTCAGTTGATAGCAATGGAGACTCTTTGGACAGTGTTGAGCAAGCTAAACAGCTGGAAAAgcagaaagtacatgtattagcaatGGAAGAGGAGGAAGAAAATTCAACTGTGAAAG AGCCTCCAGTGCTGGTCCCTGAATCAGAACCAGTGACGGGGGTGGTGGTCAGTAGGGAGGGGCTGGAACAGCTGTTAGAGAGGGTGGTGACCCATACAGAGGGCCTCAATGTGGAGAGGCTACAGAAACTGTACAGTGTGTTCAGTCAGTGCATTGTACGACACAGGAACAGTTACAGTAAAGTGGACCTCATACAG GAGCTGCAAACTATAACAGAAAAAAGTTGTACAGTCCTGACAAGGAGCAGATCTGATGAAACGGTGCATCCTTGA
- the LOC128165172 gene encoding ATPase family AAA domain-containing protein 2-like isoform X1: MVNTRHRSENSQEESILPSESFRKKEHVSYCEESDESSGVVNFSPRRHRKSSNTKNTRASNRRRFVIDDDPTDEESDLESHQQPSSKSIPPGRSSRPIMEDKEEAVVRRSSRQRKLLYGTFDPKILDRALYVDKQSYEHDEENPRKKRRVEEVNDSVHIDMEESMYSRVKRVRKPVKRDMYGMPVHESSESESSDEENDEDNNEEDEGNNEEEEEEEEEEEEDEDKKSDKSQRRSYYLREHKPRTQLFEVPIEERRRRKPTIFAETPDSPVRRKKHSPVYRSPAHRRVNLRRKRRAFHGSSSTSSSASGSSSDEEHFQRRKAKSMARARNQLLPMNLADKDIVGTMKDRQRIGASLADVDPMTIDKSVTFESVGGLDNHIRALKEMVVFPLLYSEVFERFKITPPRGCLFYGPPGTGKTLVARALANECSKGDKRVAFFMRKGADCLSKWVGESERQLRLLFDQAYQMRPSIIFFDEIDGLAPVRSSRQDQIHSSIVSTLLALMDGLDNRGEIIVIGATNRIDSIDPALRRPGRFDREFMFSLPSKNARRQILSIHTKDWNPKLLPQFINSVADLCVGYCGADLKALCTEAALLALRRRYPQIYQSSEKLQIDVASISINAQDFQLAMHSIIPASQRCVASPGKALGCHIRPLLQNLLSIALDALNKVFPVGSAQATSQDSKNQGLGDEWSEEEDQEALTIYEGKRRNRISGEEMMSSLIRHSSKKPCLYRPRLILEGGAGRGQTTHLGPALLHHLEHLSVHLLDLSTMFCVATRTPEEACAHIFREAMRTSPSIVYMPRINQWWDVLSESMKTTLLTTIQNLDPASPILLLATSEEPLTQIDAMVQSVFGQHAGEVIHISNPTKEERREYFQDLLLNQTVKVKIVKKNRVRDLEVLPKAPPPPPRTLTDKELKTLKDKEESTLRELRIFLREVVNKVVKDRKFYIFARPVDVEEVPDYYDVISKPMDLSTMMSKIDMHQYQTGKEFLEDVDLICSNALEYNPNKDTTSRAIRHRACALRDTFHAIIDTELDPEFEKQCEEIAKSRKNRGETQNGNVPAFYITKSMMTNQERFSRRVRGLDIEPHPELENVEKQWSERRRSPVKNKEEEGTEGQGGSMGTSNEEALEIKNTTSPRVTTRALFTKKSFTVSSKKPKKKEVWSYTKRKRFRKFGRYSLPSVKSQLNKRFLVRKSAEKDSESSQSKPLQVDVAEPEENKSSSKSPPILAQMSPSRPVKVLSPRRLSDVSDKKNTSEKVSDLPIKTANQQTTAMEVDSGISSSVDSNGDSLDSVEQAKQLEKQKVHVLAMEEEEENSTVKEPPVLVPESEPVTGVVVSREGLEQLLERVVTHTEGLNVERLQKLYSVFSQCIVRHRNSYSKVDLIQELQTITEKSCTVLTRSRSDETVHP, from the exons ATTTGTGATAGATGATGACCCCACAGATGAAGAAAGTGACTTGG AATCCCATCAGCAGCCATCCTCAAAGTCTATACCTCCTGGTCGATCAAGTCGGCCAATCATGGAAGACAAAGAGGAGGCAGTGGTACGCCGCAGCAGTAGACAAAGGAAGCTACTTTATGGAACCTTTGACCCCAAGATCCTAGATAGGGCTTTGTATGTGGATAAACAAAGCTATGAACACGATGAGGAGAATCCAAGGAAGAAGAGAAGAGTGGAGGAAGTTAATgatagtgtacat ATTGATATGGAGGAGAGCATGTACAGCAGAGTTAAGAGAGTGAGGAAACCTGTGAAGAGAGACATGTATGGTATGCCTGTTCACGAGTCTTCTGAGAGTG AATCCAGTGATGAGGAAAATGATGAAGATAATAATGAAGAAGATGAGGGAAACAATGAGGAagaagaggaggaggaggaagaagaAGAGGAAGATGAAGACAAAAAGTCTGACAAATCACAAAGACGCTCTTATTACCTCAGGGAACACAAGCCCAGAACTCAACTGTTTGAAGTACCAATAG AAGAGAGAAGACGAAGAAAACCCACAATTTTTGCTGAAACACCAGATTCACCTGTTAGACGAAAGAAACACTCCCCAGTATACCGTTCACCAGCACACAGGCGGGTCAATCTCAG GAGAAAAAGAAGAGCTTTCCATGGTAGCTCTAGCACCTCCTCCTCAGCATCTGGTTCCAGCAGTGATGAGGAGCATTTCCAGAGAAGGAAAGCCAAGAGTATGGCAAGGGCTCGTAACCAACTGCTGCCCATGAACCTAGCAGATAAGGACATTGTAGGAACAATGAAAGACAGGCAGAGAATTGGAGCCAGTCTGGCAGATGTTGATCCAATGACCATTGACAAATCT GTGACATTTGAGAGTGTAGGAGGTCTGGATAACCACATTAgagctttaaaagaaatggtGGTTTTCCCACTCCTCTACTCAGAAGTCTTTGAGAGATTCAAGATAACTCCTCCCAGAGGATGCTTGTTTTATGGACCACCAG GCACTGGGAAAACTCTGGTAGCAAGAGCTTTGGCCAATGAGTGTAGCAAGGGAGATAAGCGAGTGGCCTTCTTCATGAGGAAAGGTGCTGACTGCTTGAGTAAATGGGTCGGAGAATCAGAGAGGCAACTTCGACTTTTGTTTGATCAA GCCTATCAGATGCGACCCTCCatcattttctttgatgaaattGATGGCCTGGCACCAGTGAGATCGAGCAGACAGGACCAGATCCATAGTTCTATTGTGTCCACTCTGCTGGCTTTAATGGATGGGCTCGACAACAGAGGAGAAATTATCGTCATAGGCGCCACCAACAGGATAGACTCCATTGATCCCGCTCTCAGGAGACCTGGACGATTTGACAGAGAATTCATGTTTTCATTGCCGTCTAAAAAT gcaAGACGACAGATTCTATCCATACATACCAAGGACTGGAACCCTAAACTACTACCTCAGTTTATTAATAGTGTGGCTGATCTCTGTGTTG GTTACTGTGGAGCTGACCTGAAGGCGCTGTGTACAGAGGCAGCACTACTGGCCCTGAGGAGACGGTACCCCCAGATCTACCAGTCTTCCGAGAAGCTCCAGATAGACGTGGCCAGTATCAGTATCAACGCCCAGGACTTCCAACTCGCCATGCATTCCATCATCCCAGCCTCTCAGCGGTGTGTGGCATCCCCAGGAAAAGCCCTGGGCTGCCACATCAGACCATTGCTACAAAACCTGCTGTCCATTGCATTAGATGCCTTAAATAAAGTATTTCCTGTTGGCAGTGCTCAAGCAACATCTCAGGACTCTAAAA ATCAGGGATTAGGTGATGAGTGGAGTGAAGAGGAGGACCAAGAAGCCTTGACTATATATGAAGGCAAGAGAAGAAACCGCATCAGTGGTGAAGAGATGATGTCCAGTCTTATTAG ACACTCGAGCAAAAAACCCTGTTTGTACAGACCTCGTTTGATTCTGGAGGGAGGAGCAGGCAGAGGACAGACCACTCACCTGGGGCCGGCACTGCTACATCACCTGGAACACCTGTCTGTCCACCTGCTGGATCTGTCCACCATGTTCTGTGTGGCCACAAGGACCCCTGAAGAGGCTTGTGCTCAT ATATTCCGCGAAGCGATGAGAACTTCCCCTAGTATTGTGTACATGCCACGAATTAACCAGTGGTGGGATGTCTTGTCTGAATCCATGAAAACAACCTTACTGACTACAATCCAAAACCTTGACCCCGCCTCTCCTATCTTACTCCTGGCGACCAGTGAAGAGCCCCTCACACAGATAGATGCCATG GTTCAGAGTGTGTTTGGACAGCATGCAGGGGAGGTAATTCACATAAGTAATCCCACAAAGGAAGAAAGGAGAGAATACTTTCAGGATCTATTGCTGAATCAGACAGTAAAAGTCAAGATTGTGAAGAAGAACCGAG TTCGTGATTTAGAGGTTTTGCCTAAAGCACCTCCCCCTCCCCCTAGAACACTGACAGACAAAGAGTTGAAGACTCTGAAGGACAAGGAGGAGAGTACCCTCAGGGAGCTCCGGATCTTCCTCCGGGAAGTGGTCAACAAAGTGGTCAAGGACAGGAAGTTCTACATATTTGCTCGCCCTGTGGATGTAGAGGAG GTGCCTGACTACTATGATGTGATCTCCAAGCCCATGGATCTGTCCACTATGATGTCTAAGATAGACATGCATCAGTACCAGACAGGCAAAGAGTTCCTGGAGGACGTGGACCTGATCTGTAGTAATGCCCTCGAGTACAACCCAAACAAGGACACAACCA GTCGGGCCATTCGTCACAGAGCCTGTGCATTAAGAGATACGTTCCATGCCATAATAGACACAGAACTGGATCCAGAGTTTGAGAAACAATGTGAAGAGATTGCCAAATCAAGGAAGAACAGAG GTGAAACCCAGAACGGCAATGTTCCAGCGTTTTACATCACTAAATCCATGATGACCAATCAGGAGAGATTCAGCCGTCGTGTCAGAGGGCTAGATATAGAGCCCCATCCGGAGCTTGAAAACGTTGAGAAACAGTGGAGTGAGAGAAGACGATCACCTGTCAAAAACAAGGAGGAGGAGGGAACAGAAGGCCAAGGGGGCAGTATGGGAACCTCTAATGAGGAAGCTCTAGAGATCAAGAACACAACCTCCCCAAGGGTGACAACCCGGGCTCTGTTTACCAAGAAGTCATTCACTGTGTCCTCTAAAAAACCAAAGAAGAAGGAAGTGTGGAGTTATACAAAGAGAAAAAGGTTTAGAAAATTTGGACGATACTCCCTTCCCTCTGTCAAATCACAGCTGAACAAAAGATTTTTAGTGAGGAAAAGTGCAGAGAAAGACTCTGAATCGTCCCAATCGAAGCCACTGCAAGTGGATGTTGCAGAACCAGAGGAAAATAAGAGTAGTTCTAAATCGCCCCCTATTCTTGCTCAAATGTCTCCTAGTCGCCCTGTAAAAGTTCTCTCTCCTCGAAGACTGAGTGATGTATCAGACAAAAAGAATACCAGTGAGAAAGTCTCAGACTTGCCAATCAAAACGGCCAACCAACAAACCACTGCTATGGAAGTAGACAGTGGAATAAGTAGCTCAGTTGATAGCAATGGAGACTCTTTGGACAGTGTTGAGCAAGCTAAACAGCTGGAAAAgcagaaagtacatgtattagcaatGGAAGAGGAGGAAGAAAATTCAACTGTGAAAG AGCCTCCAGTGCTGGTCCCTGAATCAGAACCAGTGACGGGGGTGGTGGTCAGTAGGGAGGGGCTGGAACAGCTGTTAGAGAGGGTGGTGACCCATACAGAGGGCCTCAATGTGGAGAGGCTACAGAAACTGTACAGTGTGTTCAGTCAGTGCATTGTACGACACAGGAACAGTTACAGTAAAGTGGACCTCATACAG GAGCTGCAAACTATAACAGAAAAAAGTTGTACAGTCCTGACAAGGAGCAGATCTGATGAAACGGTGCATCCTTGA